One genomic window of Azospirillum thermophilum includes the following:
- the ade gene encoding adenine deaminase: MAVGRDELKRRIGQALGESRADLVIKDTRFLNVVTGEIAAGDIAICGDRIVGTYESYDGVEEIDGRGLTVVPGFIDTHVHCESTCVTPQEFDRCVLPRGTTTAICDPHEICNVLGEAGLRYFLESAGGTATDLFVQLSSCVPATELETSGARLEAPDLVRYKDHPRVLGLAEFMNFPGVFHKVDGVLDKLAAFDGRHIDGHAPLLSGRELNAYLSCGIRNCHETTSAAEAMEKLRKGMQVLIRDGSVSKDVHALAGVISAETSPFLGFCTDDRNPLDIAEEGHMDHLIRSAIRLGAPVAHVYRAATWSAARSFGLQDRGLVAPGQRADLVLLDDLEGCAVSRVIRGGRPVSEESFAGRPAVEPVGLGSIRLDPVAVEDFAVPAGGSVQSVIGVLPGKILTEHRRMEVPAAGGRLVADPSRDLLKICVFARHGTNRNVGRGFVSGFGFAEGALASSVGHDSHNVCVVGASDADMALAVNRLIELQGGFVAVRNGTVVGELALPLAGLMSLQPFETVEQDLRALRAAVRAMGCPLAEPFLQLAFLPLPVIPHLKITDRGLVDVDRFELVAA, encoded by the coding sequence ATGGCGGTCGGTCGGGACGAGTTGAAGCGGCGCATCGGCCAGGCGCTGGGTGAGAGCCGGGCCGATCTCGTCATCAAGGACACGCGGTTCCTCAACGTCGTGACCGGCGAGATCGCCGCGGGCGACATCGCCATCTGCGGCGACCGCATCGTCGGCACCTACGAGTCCTACGACGGGGTGGAGGAGATCGACGGGCGCGGCCTGACCGTCGTGCCCGGCTTCATCGACACCCACGTCCATTGCGAATCGACCTGCGTCACGCCGCAGGAGTTCGACCGCTGCGTCCTGCCCCGCGGCACCACCACCGCCATCTGCGACCCGCACGAGATCTGCAACGTGCTGGGCGAGGCGGGGCTGCGTTACTTCCTGGAGAGCGCCGGCGGCACCGCGACCGACCTGTTCGTCCAGCTCTCCTCCTGCGTCCCGGCGACGGAGCTGGAGACGTCCGGCGCCCGGCTGGAGGCGCCCGACCTCGTCCGCTACAAGGACCATCCGCGCGTGCTGGGGCTGGCTGAGTTCATGAACTTCCCCGGCGTCTTCCACAAGGTGGACGGGGTCCTGGACAAGCTCGCGGCCTTCGACGGCCGGCACATCGACGGCCACGCGCCGCTGCTCTCCGGGCGGGAGCTCAACGCCTATCTCTCCTGCGGCATCCGCAACTGCCATGAGACGACCAGCGCCGCCGAGGCGATGGAGAAGCTGCGCAAGGGCATGCAGGTGCTGATCCGCGACGGCTCCGTCTCCAAGGACGTCCATGCGCTGGCCGGGGTGATCAGCGCCGAGACCTCGCCCTTCCTGGGGTTCTGCACCGACGACCGCAACCCGCTGGACATCGCGGAGGAGGGGCACATGGACCACCTCATCCGCAGCGCCATCCGGCTGGGCGCGCCGGTCGCGCATGTCTACCGGGCGGCGACCTGGTCGGCGGCGCGCAGCTTCGGCCTGCAGGACCGCGGCCTCGTCGCGCCGGGGCAGCGGGCCGACCTCGTCCTGCTCGACGACCTGGAGGGCTGCGCCGTCTCGCGGGTCATTCGCGGCGGCCGTCCGGTGTCGGAGGAGAGCTTCGCCGGCCGGCCGGCGGTGGAGCCGGTCGGGCTCGGCTCCATCAGGCTCGACCCGGTGGCGGTGGAGGATTTCGCCGTTCCCGCGGGCGGCTCCGTCCAGTCGGTGATCGGCGTGCTGCCGGGCAAGATCCTGACGGAGCACCGGCGGATGGAGGTCCCCGCGGCCGGCGGCCGTCTGGTCGCCGACCCGTCCCGCGACCTGCTGAAGATCTGCGTCTTCGCCCGCCACGGCACCAACCGCAACGTCGGGCGCGGCTTCGTCTCCGGCTTCGGCTTCGCGGAGGGGGCGCTGGCCTCCTCGGTCGGGCATGACAGCCACAATGTCTGCGTCGTCGGCGCCAGCGACGCCGACATGGCGCTGGCGGTCAACCGGCTGATCGAGCTGCAGGGCGGCTTCGTCGCCGTGCGCAACGGCACGGTGGTCGGCGAACTCGCCCTGCCGCTGGCCGGGCTAATGAGCCTGCAGCCCTTCGAGACGGTGGAGCAGGACCTGCGCGCCCTGCGGGCGGCCGTGCGCGCCATGGGCTGTCCCCTGGCGGAGCCCTTCCTGCAGCTCGCCTTCCTGCCGCTGCCGGTGATCCCCCATCTGAAGATCACCGACCGGGGGCTGGTCGACGTCGACCGGTTCGAGCTGGTCGCCGCCTGA
- a CDS encoding DUF1176 domain-containing protein, producing the protein MRRLLAAMILLAPLASEAAPLTKQPGFDCAKATQPAEKAICADDSLAAMDRLLGRVYRLAVEGQPADRVTALKAAQGRWLLDRNKAFKDANNDPMMLNGVYHRRIQEVIRLAGQRALAAAIAVAKPIDPLKEAGRDAEDDAGFVAYTLTTLFPSPDAPDPGGAEEVLSNLELYGGFSFAAALPDGRLFVAVPEGCGAYQCSNFPFLIDKAKGIAARLGVEVLADGKRRVDPGAAPVGLVSLNGPLVEFFEQGRGLGDCGSKWRYRVEGQTLKLVQLEEKPECDGRPWDGKGTKTRTF; encoded by the coding sequence ATGCGCCGACTTCTCGCCGCGATGATTCTGCTGGCGCCGCTGGCGTCGGAGGCGGCCCCGCTGACCAAACAGCCGGGCTTCGACTGCGCCAAGGCGACCCAGCCGGCGGAAAAGGCGATCTGCGCCGACGACTCCCTGGCGGCGATGGACCGCCTGCTCGGCCGGGTCTATCGGCTGGCGGTCGAGGGACAGCCGGCCGACCGCGTCACCGCGCTGAAGGCGGCGCAGGGCCGCTGGCTGCTCGACCGGAACAAGGCCTTCAAGGACGCCAACAACGACCCGATGATGCTGAACGGCGTCTATCACCGCCGCATCCAGGAGGTGATCAGGCTGGCCGGCCAGCGCGCGCTCGCCGCCGCCATCGCCGTGGCGAAGCCGATCGACCCGCTGAAGGAGGCCGGACGCGACGCCGAGGACGATGCCGGCTTCGTCGCCTACACGCTGACCACGCTGTTCCCGAGCCCGGACGCGCCCGACCCCGGCGGGGCGGAGGAGGTTCTGTCGAACCTCGAGCTCTACGGCGGCTTCAGCTTCGCCGCCGCGCTGCCGGACGGCCGGCTGTTCGTCGCGGTGCCGGAGGGCTGCGGCGCCTATCAGTGCTCCAACTTCCCCTTCCTCATCGACAAGGCCAAGGGGATCGCGGCCCGGCTGGGGGTGGAGGTGCTGGCCGACGGCAAGCGGCGGGTCGATCCCGGCGCCGCCCCGGTCGGCCTCGTTTCCCTCAACGGCCCCCTCGTCGAGTTCTTCGAGCAGGGCCGCGGGCTGGGCGACTGCGGCAGCAAGTGGCGCTACCGGGTGGAGGGGCAGACGCTGAAGCTCGTCCAGCTCGAGGAGAAGCCGGAGTGCGACGGCCGGCCCTGGGACGGCAAGGGCACGAAGACCCGGACCTTCTGA
- a CDS encoding methyl-accepting chemotaxis protein: MAAVAFIVGVIGLAAMHDLSTRTEAIELAYERQALGERMNALVLAAVMDSRGIYMAKDAAEVEKYAKPLLATLTTLQERSNRLADLTPPAERAELGEPAAKVAEFVRFRTELVRIGREKGAEQARIYGDNDANRTNRQALNSALIKLVDSLNQRVARYHADLVAAQGRWTLVIAAVGGGGALFALWMTIVVARRQIARPIVEMTGVMTRIASGDTGSDVPHTGNRDEIGDIARAVVVFRDALLQVSRHAEQERVDTEARRRRQESLEALTHSFAQKIDGLCRTLTGEADHIRSSAETLTRTARDASQRSSSVAAAAQQTTGNVEMVAAAAEEMTHSIDAISQRIGEAARIAGEAEKEAQRTNETIQGLAAAAERIGAVVSMINQIASQTNLLALNATIEAARAGEAGKGFAVVAGEVKNLANQTAKATEEISGQIAAIQAETQHAVGAITAIVGTIEKISDISTGIAAAMEEQGSATREITRNVHDAATGTQSVSQTIAGVSDVAEQTGTAADRMLDAARGLTTHARTLQSDVDEFAAQIKTM; the protein is encoded by the coding sequence ATGGCGGCCGTCGCCTTCATCGTCGGCGTGATCGGTCTTGCCGCGATGCACGACCTCTCCACCCGGACGGAGGCGATCGAGCTGGCCTACGAGCGGCAGGCGCTGGGCGAGCGGATGAACGCGCTGGTGCTGGCGGCGGTGATGGATTCGCGCGGCATCTACATGGCGAAGGACGCGGCGGAGGTCGAGAAGTACGCCAAGCCGCTGCTGGCCACCCTGACCACCCTGCAGGAGCGGAGCAACCGCCTGGCCGACCTGACCCCGCCGGCGGAGCGGGCGGAACTGGGCGAACCGGCCGCGAAGGTGGCGGAGTTCGTGCGCTTCCGGACCGAGCTCGTCCGCATCGGACGGGAGAAGGGGGCGGAGCAGGCGCGGATCTACGGCGACAACGACGCCAACCGGACCAACCGGCAGGCGCTGAACAGCGCCCTGATCAAGCTCGTGGACTCGCTCAACCAGCGCGTCGCCCGCTACCATGCCGATCTGGTCGCCGCCCAGGGGCGCTGGACGCTCGTCATCGCCGCGGTCGGCGGCGGCGGCGCGCTGTTCGCGCTGTGGATGACGATCGTCGTCGCCCGCCGCCAGATCGCCCGCCCGATCGTCGAGATGACCGGCGTCATGACCCGCATCGCGTCGGGGGACACCGGGTCCGACGTGCCGCACACCGGCAACCGGGACGAGATCGGCGACATCGCCCGTGCCGTGGTGGTGTTCCGCGACGCGCTGCTCCAGGTCAGCCGGCATGCCGAACAGGAGCGCGTGGACACCGAGGCCCGGCGCCGGCGGCAGGAGTCGCTGGAGGCGCTGACCCACAGCTTCGCCCAGAAGATCGACGGGCTCTGCCGCACGCTGACCGGCGAGGCCGACCACATCCGCAGCAGTGCCGAAACCCTCACCCGGACCGCCCGCGACGCCTCCCAGCGGTCCTCCAGCGTGGCGGCGGCGGCGCAGCAGACGACCGGCAACGTCGAGATGGTCGCCGCCGCGGCGGAGGAGATGACCCACTCCATCGACGCCATCAGCCAGCGCATCGGCGAGGCGGCCCGGATCGCCGGCGAGGCCGAGAAGGAGGCGCAGCGCACCAACGAGACGATCCAGGGCCTCGCCGCCGCGGCGGAGCGGATCGGGGCGGTGGTCAGCATGATCAACCAGATCGCCAGCCAGACCAACCTGCTGGCGCTGAACGCCACCATCGAGGCGGCGCGGGCCGGCGAAGCGGGCAAGGGCTTCGCCGTCGTCGCCGGCGAGGTCAAGAACCTGGCCAACCAGACCGCCAAGGCGACCGAGGAGATCTCCGGCCAGATCGCCGCGATCCAGGCGGAGACCCAGCACGCCGTGGGCGCCATCACGGCGATCGTCGGCACCATCGAGAAGATCAGCGACATCAGCACGGGCATCGCCGCGGCGATGGAGGAGCAGGGATCCGCCACCCGCGAGATCACCCGCAACGTCCACGACGCCGCCACCGGCACCCAGAGCGTGTCGCAGACCATCGCCGGGGTGTCCGACGTGGCGGAGCAGACGGGCACCGCCGCGGACAGGATGCTGGACGCAGCCCGCGGCCTGACCACCCATGCCCGGACGCTTCAGTCCGACGTGGACGAGTTCGCCGCTCAGATCAAGACGATGTGA
- a CDS encoding DUF2336 domain-containing protein: MTEHLSKEDVARLLSDPSPSTRADLAVKVARHFDSDTLSPSERRLAEDIVRVMVNDAVVRVRQSLAENLKTSPSLPRDIALTLARDVEAVAIPILSVSTVLTNADLVEIVRTGTDAKHTAIASRETVPASVADALIEVGSEGAVAALVANEGADLGEGSLGRVIDRFGDSETVQEPLVHRAHLPITIAERLVAVVSEKLRQHLVSNHELPAKVAADLILQSRERATVSLLTGENDERALERLVAQLSRTGRLTPSLLVRSLCTGDIAFFEMAMSHLANVPLTNARLLIHDAGRLGLKSLYDKAKLPPALLPACRIAIDVLKETPYDGEAHDQERHRRRLIERILTQYEDLAQEDLDYLLDKLGDMIHRDDAAA; the protein is encoded by the coding sequence ATGACCGAACATTTGTCGAAAGAAGACGTCGCCCGCCTTTTGTCGGACCCCTCGCCCAGCACCCGTGCTGATCTGGCGGTCAAGGTCGCCCGGCATTTCGACAGCGACACGCTTTCCCCGTCTGAACGCCGGCTGGCCGAGGACATCGTCCGGGTGATGGTCAACGACGCCGTCGTGCGCGTCCGCCAGTCGCTGGCCGAGAACCTGAAGACCAGCCCCTCGCTTCCCCGCGACATCGCGCTGACCCTGGCGCGGGACGTCGAGGCGGTGGCGATCCCGATTCTCAGCGTCTCCACCGTGCTGACCAACGCGGACCTCGTCGAGATCGTCCGCACCGGCACCGACGCCAAGCACACCGCCATCGCCAGCCGCGAAACCGTTCCGGCCAGCGTCGCCGACGCCCTGATCGAGGTGGGCTCCGAAGGGGCCGTCGCGGCCCTGGTCGCCAACGAGGGGGCGGACCTCGGCGAAGGCAGCCTCGGCCGGGTGATCGACCGGTTCGGCGACAGCGAGACGGTGCAGGAACCGCTGGTCCACCGCGCCCACCTGCCGATCACCATCGCCGAGCGGCTGGTCGCCGTGGTGTCGGAGAAGCTGCGCCAGCATCTCGTCTCCAACCACGAGCTGCCGGCCAAGGTCGCCGCCGACCTGATCCTGCAGAGCCGGGAGCGGGCGACCGTCTCCCTCCTCACCGGCGAGAACGACGAGCGCGCGCTGGAACGGCTGGTGGCGCAGCTCTCGCGCACCGGGCGGCTGACGCCTTCGCTGCTGGTCCGCTCGCTGTGCACCGGCGACATCGCCTTCTTCGAGATGGCGATGTCCCATCTCGCCAACGTTCCGCTGACCAACGCCCGGCTGCTGATCCACGATGCGGGGCGGCTGGGGCTGAAGTCGCTCTACGACAAGGCGAAGCTGCCGCCGGCGCTGCTGCCGGCCTGCCGCATCGCCATCGACGTGCTGAAGGAAACTCCCTATGACGGGGAGGCGCACGACCAGGAGCGCCACCGCCGCCGCCTCATCGAGCGGATCCTGACCCAGTACGAGGATCTGGCGCAGGAAGACCTGGACTATCTGCTCGACAAGCTCGGCGACATGATCCACCGGGACGACGCCGCGGCCTGA
- a CDS encoding DUF6969 family protein — MTDLSGLSREELEEMAEAGREIRTCQRVLAKTGDTVVGELVRGHGTLYEWHHYPPGDVYDAEYHAQYYYHCHPEEERLPGEHGHFHTFLRPHGMPDGLRPAPLPDLESPPNDNDALSHLIGIAMDVTGQPVRLFTTNRWVTGETWYAAGDVVRMLDCFIIDHARPSWPANRWITALMRLFRPQIVTLLHERDAAVGRWGAERPDSYVYEDRELEVASQAAISVEEQMAAIDLALYGVRRRRPILPEPPSFVGIP; from the coding sequence ATGACGGATCTCTCGGGGCTTTCCCGCGAAGAGTTGGAAGAGATGGCCGAGGCCGGGCGCGAAATCCGGACCTGCCAGCGCGTGCTCGCCAAGACCGGCGACACGGTGGTCGGGGAACTGGTGCGCGGGCACGGCACGCTCTACGAGTGGCATCATTATCCGCCGGGCGACGTCTACGACGCCGAGTACCATGCGCAGTACTATTACCATTGCCACCCGGAGGAGGAGCGGCTGCCCGGCGAGCATGGCCACTTCCACACCTTTCTCCGGCCCCACGGCATGCCGGACGGGCTGCGGCCGGCGCCGCTGCCCGACCTGGAGAGTCCCCCCAACGACAACGACGCGCTGTCGCACCTGATCGGCATCGCCATGGACGTCACCGGCCAGCCGGTGCGCCTGTTCACCACCAACCGCTGGGTCACCGGCGAGACGTGGTATGCGGCGGGCGACGTGGTGCGGATGCTGGACTGCTTCATCATCGACCATGCCCGGCCCTCCTGGCCGGCCAACCGCTGGATCACGGCGCTGATGCGGCTGTTCCGGCCGCAGATCGTCACCCTGCTGCACGAGCGCGATGCCGCCGTCGGCCGCTGGGGGGCGGAGCGCCCGGACAGCTACGTCTACGAGGACCGGGAGCTGGAGGTCGCGTCGCAGGCCGCGATCTCGGTTGAGGAGCAGATGGCGGCGATCGACCTTGCGCTGTACGGCGTGCGCCGGCGCCGCCCGATCCTTCCCGAGCCGCCGAGCTTCGTCGGGATTCCCTGA
- a CDS encoding ABC-type transport auxiliary lipoprotein family protein: MTSMKTLATVCAAACAALVLASCVAALNPTAPSLYTLTPHTAVDPSIRKADWQLLVETPVAGAAIDTPRIALARSATSVDYFADVSWADRVPNMVQGLIVQSFEDSGRIVSVGRDTVGLRSDFVLKSELRDFQAEYSTPGATVPDRVHVRLSAKLVAMPRRTIEAGETFEAVVPVRGRAFTDVIAAFNEALGTVMGGLVPWALRQGTAVMRVTATRS, translated from the coding sequence ATGACGTCCATGAAGACCCTTGCGACGGTGTGCGCGGCCGCATGCGCGGCGCTTGTGCTGGCGTCCTGCGTCGCGGCGCTCAACCCGACCGCCCCCAGCCTCTACACGCTGACCCCGCACACCGCGGTCGACCCGTCGATCCGCAAGGCCGACTGGCAGTTGCTGGTCGAGACGCCGGTGGCCGGGGCCGCCATCGACACGCCGCGGATCGCGCTCGCCCGCTCGGCCACCTCCGTCGATTATTTCGCCGACGTCTCCTGGGCCGACCGGGTGCCGAACATGGTGCAGGGGCTGATCGTCCAGTCCTTCGAGGACAGCGGGCGGATCGTCTCGGTCGGCCGCGACACGGTCGGGCTGCGGTCGGACTTCGTTCTGAAGTCGGAACTGCGGGATTTCCAGGCGGAGTACAGCACCCCCGGCGCGACCGTCCCCGACCGGGTGCATGTCCGCCTCTCGGCCAAGCTGGTCGCCATGCCCCGCCGCACCATCGAGGCCGGCGAGACGTTCGAGGCGGTGGTGCCCGTGCGCGGCCGGGCCTTCACCGACGTGATCGCCGCCTTCAACGAGGCGCTGGGCACCGTCATGGGCGGCCTGGTTCCCTGGGCCCTGCGCCAGGGGACGGCGGTCATGCGCGTGACCGCCACGCGGAGCTGA
- a CDS encoding MlaD family protein, whose protein sequence is METRASYILVGSFVLALIAGLFAFTVWVAKIQLEETRQPYRIYFTGSVTGLQQGSPVRYRGVPVGTVSDIRLDPENVTRVRVTIQVQEGTPIMADSIASLEVQGITGGSYVQIAGGTATSERLKTTDPDGIPVIPSRPSPLSAVVDAAPQLLNRSLEVISQLGNLLNGENQRAISETLANVRTLSAELAEAGQGIGGTMQQAQKTLQGFESVGPELNGTLRQARETLTTLNGTVRQAGTDWKELAQSLKQTSTQLNALLAENRDPLRDFSATGLYELTLLITQLRDLSGQLSRVVTRIENDPSNFLFGGTRQGVEVRGK, encoded by the coding sequence ATGGAAACCCGCGCCAGCTACATCCTGGTCGGCAGCTTCGTGCTCGCGCTCATCGCCGGGCTGTTCGCCTTCACCGTCTGGGTCGCCAAAATCCAGCTCGAGGAGACCCGGCAGCCGTACCGGATCTACTTCACCGGTTCGGTCACCGGCCTGCAGCAGGGAAGCCCGGTGCGCTACCGCGGCGTCCCCGTCGGCACGGTCAGCGACATCCGGCTCGATCCCGAGAACGTGACCCGCGTGCGCGTGACCATCCAGGTGCAGGAGGGCACGCCGATCATGGCGGACTCCATCGCCTCGCTGGAGGTCCAGGGCATCACCGGCGGCTCCTATGTCCAGATCGCCGGCGGGACGGCGACCAGCGAGCGGCTGAAGACGACCGACCCCGACGGCATCCCCGTCATCCCGTCGCGCCCGTCGCCGCTGTCCGCCGTGGTGGATGCCGCCCCCCAGTTGCTGAACCGGTCGCTGGAGGTGATCAGCCAGCTCGGCAACCTGCTGAACGGCGAGAACCAGCGCGCGATCTCCGAGACGCTGGCGAACGTCCGCACCCTGTCCGCCGAGCTCGCCGAGGCCGGGCAGGGCATCGGCGGCACGATGCAGCAGGCGCAGAAGACGCTGCAGGGGTTCGAATCCGTGGGGCCGGAACTGAACGGCACCTTGCGCCAGGCGCGCGAGACGCTGACCACCCTCAACGGCACCGTCCGCCAGGCCGGGACCGACTGGAAGGAGCTGGCGCAGTCGCTGAAGCAGACCTCGACGCAGTTGAACGCCCTGCTTGCGGAAAACCGCGATCCGCTGCGCGACTTCAGCGCGACGGGGCTGTATGAACTGACCCTGCTGATCACCCAGCTCCGCGACCTGTCGGGGCAGCTCTCGCGGGTGGTCACGCGGATCGAGAACGACCCGTCGAACTTCCTGTTCGGCGGCACGAGGCAGGGCGTGGAGGTGCGCGGGAAATGA
- a CDS encoding ABC transporter ATP-binding protein codes for MDNGLVRTDGTPAGQDRAVERGTAAEAGGPVIRVRGLVTRFGPQTVHDGLDLDVRRGEVLGVVGGSGTGKSVLLKEILGLIRPAAGRIEMLGRDTVDLSERERVALQSRTGVLFQNGALFSSLTVAENVMLPLREHSDLPDSLIAEIARVKIAMAGLPPDAGAKHPSQLSGGMIKRAGLARALALDPDILFLDEPTAGLDPIGAAAFDQLIRGLQRSLGLTVFMVTHDLDSLVSICDRIAVLIDKRIRVGTLDQHLADPHPWIHDYFHGPRGRAARHAED; via the coding sequence ATGGACAACGGACTGGTGCGAACGGACGGCACGCCCGCGGGCCAGGATCGGGCGGTGGAGCGCGGGACCGCCGCGGAGGCGGGCGGACCGGTCATCCGGGTGCGCGGGCTGGTCACGCGGTTCGGGCCGCAGACGGTGCATGACGGGCTCGACCTCGACGTGCGCCGGGGCGAGGTGCTGGGGGTGGTCGGCGGCTCCGGCACCGGCAAGTCGGTCCTGCTGAAGGAGATCCTCGGCCTGATCCGTCCGGCGGCCGGCCGCATCGAGATGCTGGGCCGCGACACCGTCGATCTGTCGGAGCGGGAACGGGTGGCGCTGCAGTCGCGGACCGGCGTGCTGTTCCAGAACGGCGCCCTGTTCAGCTCGCTGACGGTGGCGGAGAACGTGATGCTGCCGCTGCGGGAGCATTCCGACCTGCCGGATTCGCTGATCGCCGAGATTGCGCGGGTCAAGATCGCCATGGCGGGGCTGCCGCCCGACGCCGGGGCGAAGCATCCGTCCCAGCTTTCCGGCGGCATGATCAAGCGGGCCGGCCTTGCCCGCGCGCTGGCGCTCGACCCCGACATCCTGTTCCTCGACGAGCCGACGGCCGGCCTCGACCCCATCGGCGCCGCGGCCTTCGACCAGTTGATCCGCGGGCTGCAGCGCAGCCTGGGGCTGACCGTCTTCATGGTGACCCATGACCTGGACAGCCTGGTGTCGATCTGCGACCGCATCGCCGTCCTGATCGACAAGCGGATCCGGGTGGGGACGCTGGACCAGCATCTCGCCGATCCGCATCCCTGGATCCACGACTATTTCCACGGACCGCGCGGCCGTGCCGCGCGCCATGCTGAGGATTGA
- a CDS encoding ABC transporter permease, whose product MALQAAADRAWIETADAGDGACRLSAGGRWTLETAQGLAERLDRLRPAAVRGAVRLDLGRLEALDTVGVVLLLRLSERLTQDGHAVTIDGLRPDHAALFDAVREAGRTPKPAHERPRPVVDMLVRIGRTTVEAGKEARDLVGFLGLVTVTFGRLLLQPSRLRLTSVMFHIEQTGLNALPILGLLSFLIGVVLAFQGADQLKRFGAELFVVNLLGISVLREIGILMTAIIVAGRSGSAFTAQIGTMKVNQEVDAISTLGLDPVELLVVPRALALMITLPLLAFYADIMGLFGGAVMSYATLDITFGQFIRQLQTAVSLNTFIVGLVKAPVFALVIAIVGCYEGLKVSGSAESVGTLTTKSVVEGIFLVIVIDALFSVLFSFIGV is encoded by the coding sequence ATGGCGCTGCAAGCCGCCGCTGATCGGGCCTGGATCGAGACGGCCGACGCCGGCGACGGCGCCTGCCGCCTGTCGGCCGGCGGACGCTGGACGCTGGAGACCGCCCAGGGCCTGGCCGAGCGGCTCGACCGGCTGCGCCCGGCCGCCGTCCGGGGCGCCGTCCGGCTGGACCTCGGCCGGCTGGAGGCGCTGGATACGGTGGGTGTGGTGCTGCTGCTGCGCCTGTCGGAGCGGCTGACCCAGGACGGCCATGCCGTGACCATCGACGGGCTGCGCCCCGACCATGCCGCCCTGTTCGACGCGGTGCGCGAGGCCGGCCGGACGCCGAAGCCGGCACATGAGAGGCCGCGGCCGGTCGTCGACATGCTGGTCCGCATCGGCCGCACGACGGTCGAGGCGGGCAAGGAGGCGCGCGACCTCGTCGGATTCCTCGGCCTCGTCACCGTGACCTTCGGGCGCCTGCTGCTCCAGCCCTCCCGGCTGCGGCTGACCTCGGTGATGTTCCATATCGAGCAGACCGGGCTGAACGCCTTGCCGATCCTGGGGCTGCTGTCCTTCCTGATCGGCGTGGTGCTGGCCTTCCAGGGCGCCGACCAGCTCAAGCGTTTCGGGGCGGAACTGTTCGTGGTCAACCTGCTGGGCATCTCGGTCCTGCGCGAGATCGGCATCCTGATGACCGCGATCATCGTGGCCGGCCGCTCCGGTTCCGCCTTCACCGCCCAGATCGGCACCATGAAGGTGAACCAGGAGGTCGACGCCATCAGCACGCTCGGCCTCGACCCGGTGGAACTGCTGGTGGTGCCGCGGGCGCTGGCGCTGATGATCACGCTGCCGCTGCTCGCCTTCTACGCCGACATCATGGGGCTGTTCGGCGGGGCGGTGATGAGCTACGCGACGCTCGACATCACCTTCGGGCAGTTCATCCGACAGCTCCAGACCGCGGTCAGCCTCAACACCTTCATCGTCGGGCTCGTCAAGGCGCCGGTCTTCGCGCTCGTCATCGCGATCGTTGGCTGCTACGAAGGGTTGAAGGTTTCCGGCAGTGCCGAGAGCGTCGGCACCTTGACCACCAAATCGGTCGTGGAGGGCATCTTCCTGGTGATCGTCATCGACGCCCTGTTCTCCGTCCTGTTCTCCTTCATCGGCGTGTGA
- a CDS encoding adenine phosphoribosyltransferase, with protein sequence MNLKEHIRGIQDFPKPGILFYDISPMLAHGEAWKTAIERLADAIRPHKPDLLVGIESRGFLVAAPLALALGIGFVMVRKHGKLPGDKIAHSYDLEYGTDTIEVQADAVEPGQRVVVLDDLLATGGTMAAAINLLRQVGADVRAAAFLVELTFLNGRDKLDVEAISLLSYDS encoded by the coding sequence ATGAACCTGAAAGAGCACATCCGCGGCATACAGGATTTCCCGAAGCCGGGCATCCTGTTCTACGACATCTCGCCCATGCTGGCGCATGGCGAGGCGTGGAAGACCGCGATCGAGCGGCTGGCCGACGCCATCCGCCCGCACAAGCCGGACCTGCTGGTCGGCATCGAATCGCGCGGCTTCCTGGTCGCGGCACCGCTCGCCCTGGCGCTGGGCATCGGATTCGTCATGGTGCGCAAGCACGGCAAGCTGCCCGGCGACAAGATCGCCCACTCCTACGACCTGGAATACGGCACCGACACCATCGAGGTGCAGGCCGACGCGGTGGAGCCCGGCCAGCGCGTGGTGGTGCTGGACGACCTGCTGGCCACCGGCGGCACCATGGCGGCGGCCATCAACCTGCTGCGGCAGGTGGGCGCGGACGTGCGCGCCGCCGCCTTCCTGGTGGAACTGACCTTCCTGAACGGCCGCGACAAGCTGGACGTCGAGGCGATCTCGCTGCTGTCCTACGATTCCTGA